In Juglans microcarpa x Juglans regia isolate MS1-56 chromosome 1S, Jm3101_v1.0, whole genome shotgun sequence, the genomic stretch GGTCGAGCAATCGGGTACGTTCAATTAGCTCGTGGGCAATTCGACAATGTTATGCAGCAGTCTCAAGCTCGTCaggtaatttattttacttcctCTTTTTATTCCTCAGTGTACAGATAAATATACGGATGAGGATGCTTTGTTCTTTGAGTAAGAGATTATGGTAAACATGATAAACGGAATCGTCAGTTTGGCCCTTCGAGAATGCATTTCAAGCTTATCTACACTTTGTGATGAATGGGTTTGAGCTAATTTTGCCATTCTTTCTGTTTGGAAGTCGCATGGAAATGATCATGCTGAATCACATTGACGAGAACTATggctctttctttctatttttgtgtaCTTTTTCTGATTTAAGGATTGGATATAGGTCTATAATCCAATCCAAGGGAACCATGGAAGATTACAGTTTCCTTATTCCAACTGTGctgtgtattttgtttgaactaTTCTGTTCGATATGTAGGTCTATTTGTATCCTAAACAGCATCCAAGGATGTGGAGAGAGAACGAAAGAAGCACTCCATTGTTAATGTGAGGCGGAGTGCTTTGGAGAAGATCCTTTGCTCATGTCATGATGGGATATGCGAGGCAATCGGACAAATGGTCATGAGCTAGCAAATATGATGTGGATATTTATGCCATTATTCTCTTGTTGATGGATGATGATCCCCAATAATTCTTTTTCCTCCAAAAAGTTTCTGCAATTCAGAAATAGATAAATACAACATGTACACTTCACATATTAAACGCAGCCCTGGGCTCTGGGCAACATGGACTCAACATTAAATCCTGTGGAGTTTAGATATTGTATCTATTTCTCTCTGAATTGTTGGAAGTGTTTGTGACATAAAACTGTAGGGAATCTAAATCACTTGTTGATAGAAATGCTCCGAATCATTCTTCATCTCTCTTCCTAGGGCTCATCATGGTCTATTTAGCTAGGCATAGCACATAGGCCTTGCTATTAGTAGCCATATTAGGCATGTGTTTTCATGGATTTACCCCCCAAGCTAAATTCCTTTCTGGCCACAATGTTCTTAGAACCTTGGTGAAGACATGTAATGTGAATGATGTTCTCAAGTGGTATCAATGCATTGTAAATTGAAGTTCCAAGGCAAGAAAGAGCGGCTATAAAGAGAATTTAGAACTATCCAAAAGATAGATAGTGCTGCCTGGTTAAGATAAGCAATAGTTTTGGTAATTTTATAACAGCAAAATACACAAAAGGTTTTTCAAACTTATGTGCTTTGCATTAATCTTTAGGTTCACAAAGAACTTCAAGATACAATGGCTCAACTAGAGGTTATTCGTCATGAAATCCGGGGTATCTCTTTTATGAATCCTGGTCCTTTGACTCGAAGGCTGATGGACGAACCTAAAGATTCTGCTTCCAACATAGAATCTGGTACGCCAAGTCTCTGGAATTTTTATGTTATTCAGTTATTTCAGTACCTTTGCAAGTTTATTCCCTCTGtttaaatgttattattgttcatcatcctaaaatgtatttttggTCCCTCTCTGCTAAGCATGCAATAGGCCACCTGATAAGTGTGAAGAAGCACAGAAGCCTATAAGTGCTATGAtgaaggtttttattttttttaattttaatttttatcttggtTACGTCATTAATGTTGCTTCTTACGTCGGATCATCTTAATCCCATTTTATGCATCTCTCTCAGGACCATAGCTTCAAAACCTCAGGTTTTGTTGATCTACATAGTCAAGCTACTGCTTATGCTAGATTGGCTGAGTCTGAAACCTTAAAGACTGGTTCTTTGAGTAGCATTACAGAAAAAGAGAACATCATTGATGAATCTACTCTCTTCACTGTCCTCCCAATTTCAGCTGAAAGCACTGGGATGCTACCAGATCGAAAGGGTAATAGTCTTCCCTCtatcagttattatttttctccatcTCTAACTTCTGGTGTACTTATTTAGTAATGGAACTTCATGTTGTTTCTGTGTTTAGTATATGTGCCTAACCCAAGAACAGCACACATCAGTTAAGACTGGAGATTTTCCTCCCTATATTAAACAAGAAACTTAAAAGCACTTGTGCTTTTTGTTGCTAATTTTTTAGCTGCTGCTCTGCAGTAATTAGTTAATATCTTCAGCCTCTTTCTTTGTACCACCTGAGACCCTCAATCTGTTGTCCTGTGCCACTTCTTGTTCCTATTGGTAGAGCTTTAAACTTTGAGTTTCATTGAAACAAATAAGCCAAGAATCTTTATGATGATTTCTCTTGGAAGTGGTGCAGTGCTTTAGGTACCAAGgatagtaaatatattaatttctgaagcagttgaaattgaaattatcATCATTTGCATTCTACTCGTCCACCTCGTGTTCTTTTCTTGAAAGAAATcttaattagatattaaaactaatgCGAAGAATTGTAATCTTTTGGAATGGATGAAAAATTGGTTATTGAAGACTTGAGCTTGATGGCTGTCACAAAGAGGAATAAGGGGCTTAGATTGTAAAGCCTTAACTCTGGcatgtatttttcatagggATATCTGGTTTGACTTTGTATGCAAGAAATCTGTAAGAAAGGATTTGCAAAGGTAAACTATTTTGCTTAGGAAATAGTGGACATCTCGTATTTCAGTAAGTGGACATCTGGCAAATCGCTTAGGAAAATGCATTTCATTATACATGGATCTTGTATCCTTTTTGTTATCAGTTTAGCCAATAATTGTAGTTAACTAGTCAGTAGTAGGAACATTGGATTAGGTGCCTAGAAAAAGGTTTGTTCATATTAAGCTTATGAATTGcagttttattttcattcaaagAGTTTAAACAGAACCGTTTGTCTATGTgcattttatttaacttgtaatAGTCattcaaaaaaaggaaaactccTCTGTGTACACTGCTTGAGTCCCGACTATCATTGTTGGTGGTGTTGTCTTCTTTGTTCATTAATTTACTTCACTGAATGCACTTCTTTAAAAAGACCATTCAACATACTTAAGTTTTTTGAAGGGACAATGCTACGATGCACACTAAATGTGCAACCCCAAATATGCACACTGGTGCaaatgagctttttttttttttttccttttctttaagcatttttaaaaaatccttaaccattaagaaaaaataaaaataaatataaattctttaacagtcacttccttaatcgttaagaaaaaataaaataaaaatatatgaatgggCATATTTGGGAGTTacactatcattttcttttttgaagatAGCTTGGAAGGAGTTTTATGTTTATGCAGTGTCAAATATCTATTTCCtagtacttgtaaaaaaatatatttatgtccAAATGATTAATTCCATGGATGTGGTGGCAGGAAGTGCAAAAGGATCAGACATTGTGTTGGAAGCAGTACTTGAAGCAGAAGTAGCACGTAATGCCAAAGATTTCTTTTCACAACCCCAAAATCAGATAGACCGAATAGATAGGTAATGCTACTTTTGGATCTACCCATAGGGGTTGGGGGAGTACATTTCCACTCTTAAACTAACATATGTTTTATTCATACCACCCTAAACTACAAAAATTGATACAGTGCACCCTCCAATTATTAAAAGGGACACATGCACCTCTAACCACCACCGACTGTCAAATAACACTGCATTAAAGATGACGGTGAAAACTAAAAAGAATTGTCTCCACCGGCTGCCAACAGTTTCTTCGAAATTATACTGAACGGGTTCTGTCGATGATAGTGAAACCAGCCTGCCTGCTGTGGCGGGCAGCTTTTTTGTTTCACAATAAGACCTGGACGATTATCCCTACCCTTGGGTACCTTTCAAGTTTCCGTCCATCTCTGGTCAGGTacaatttcctttcttttatttttttctatttaatctTTCAGATTTGGACAAAAGGTTCTATTTGACATAAAGTGGTGCTTGGATGGTGCAATGTTTCGATTTTGGTTGTTTGGAgtgcaaagaaataaaacacttgttaatttacttataaaaaaaaaaagaaataaaacacttGTTAATTCGAGGGTGGAAACTGTATCTATCCCAAATGAAAATTTACgttcatatttcaaaatttctagTGAATTCTATATGACACTGTATATTGTTAATGCTGATGAAGATGTCAATGGTTGAGATCGTTACCATGTAAGTTTTGCTAGCTGTCACAGGCTCTAATGAGAAAGTTGTTCTTACATTGTATAAAACCAGTTCATAACAACTTGCGCAAGTCAGTTTGTATAAATAAATCATCTATACAGTGCCTGCTGTTTGCCAGAATTGCCTTTGGCCTATGGGTTGAAGTCAATGAAGTCCTCCAACTTGAAAGAGTAGAGGATACCTTTAGGAGAGGTTTGGATTGCGAGCTGAGCTGAGCTaagagttgaaagttaaataaaatagtattagaatataattttttaatataatttttgtttttgagatgagttgagatgatttttgaaACTAAACCGCAACTTACATGTATAAAAAACTGAAACAAACTATAGTACAGGAACAATACACAGCCCAGGTGTTTAAAGTGCTTAGATTATAAtgttatacaatttatttttatatctattttatacttGAAGGTGACAAAAACCTTAATTtctattttgggtttttggttGCCTTCGGTTTTTtctagagaagaaaaatatcaaatttttatatctcatctgaactgaCTTTGGTGCCTCTTTCCTGATCAACTCGGCAATAGTGAAATTTTGATaggatttccaaatttcaaaGCCGTATAAGAAAAggagattttcttcttttggatCACTTATGGCTTGTTGGGAAgacaaatcatttcatctcaaaattttcataatttccttttcaaatattattaatatacagatattttttaatttcaaatttttaatttttttatctaatcattataattttttcaagttaaaaaaaaaacgcaaattaaaaagtatattataataatatttttatgtaattttttttttcattttctgaaatcaaataaaatattttaagtcactataatttacaaatcattttaacAGAATTCTTGTGTCATCCCACTTCACAACTTCAATTATTGGATATAAGGAATGTTGTTAAAGGGACATTTCGTTACCTTGGGCAATCAATCACCGTAAAAAACAACTGTTTCCATTAAAAGCAAGCACATGATCACACTCTCTCATAAATGCCAGATCCAATAAATCTTTAATGCTTATTAAGGCCGgggaagaggaggagaaaaaaaagactCCATACTCCATGGATTGAAGAAGAAACCATCTCTAGTTTTgcctatatttcttttttttttttaaattgaattcaTAAGCAATGGTGTAGATAAGAAAATGTAGAAGCAGTGCATTTCGCAAAAGGAAAATGCATGCCACTAATATATATTCGACCAAGAAAatccaatctctctctctctctctctctctctctctctctctctctctctctatatatatatatatatatatatatgaactgcaTGCAAGTGCGCCCAACCCTAAAGAATTCCACAAGAGTCTACAttccataataaatatgaatcgATGTCCGAAAGCAGTAAACAAATTCCATAAACGATCGAAAGCCCCATCGACATGCACATGGTCTTGTTCCCTACCTCACTTGGCTCATGAATTTTAATGACTACTTGctcccataaaaaaattaataaaaataataacttgcAATAAATTAATGATTGGAAATTAGGAAAATGATGGTATATACTTATATATGAAGAATCTTCATTGGAAAAcagtagcatatatatatatatatttataaatttgaaggAATAAAACACACAACAACAAAGCATATTGCAGCATTAATAGAGCAATAAACATGGCAGACAATAGGCCAGGccaggggggggggggggggctaatTAGCTTATTGCTTCTTAAATATTGTCTATTACAAAGCTCCatattcttaattttgatgATATCTATATACgaccaaatatcaaataaaaattacagacactaatcaaaatcaaattaagaaCACCGGCAGGCCAGCAGCtgcttaattaataattaattgatcCATCAAGTGCCTTAATTATCCTTTTAATTAATCCTCATCATGCATTAATGGCCgatacatgatgatgatgatcactttggggaaagctagctagctagcccaGCAGACCAAGctacacgtacgtacgtagtttaGCTACGGTTCTTGCCGTACTTCTCCATGGCTCTGGGTGCTGGATCAACTCGATcagacaaaatttacattagTTATAGCAGCacgtatatatagtatatatatatatatatatatatatatatatggaatattgccgtttaattaattaattaattagtgaaTATTAGAAGATGCATACCAAGCCCAATAGCTTCTGATCCTTTCATTATGCGCAGGCGCTTGCATGAATCAACAAACAtcctatataatttaatttacacCAGAGTtagatcatataatttattgccattttttttttaaaagagtaatattactcatcatcttaaCTTTCGTCATCATTTAATTatcttatgatgtgacattaggtgattagaaataatttattacatttcacttgtaaatctatcatctaatatcatatcatgaaatgatgagaagatgatgaataaattaaaaaaaaaaagaaaaaaaataaaataggccTGCAGAGGTGAATTAGTACTAGTACTTACTCCCATGGAACATCGCCCACGAGCATCCAGTCGCCATCCTTATCTTCATAGGTTGGCACATACTCGGAGCTGTTCAGTAGATCCATTAACTTGCTCTCGTTCATGAAGTCAACCATTCCTTGGGCCCCATAATTGCCTTCGATCGATTAAAAACCATAAGAAGATTATATAactatcttctatatatatatatatatgaaataacaCCAGCGTTAATATTTAAAGTGGTAaatttctagctagctagctaggttgtaattataaatatgatattaaattattaatcagtTTTTACTTATCTATTTATTgatatttaatacaataaaattgaACTTTTTAACTTGGAaggaaccatatatatatattatatatatatatatttatataattgctTGCAAGAATTATCATGTGTTGATCTTGTCaccatgtatatataaaatctaaatgCAAGACTGAACCTGAATCTGatcttgtttctttcttctagCTAGTTTATAAATTGCATCATCATCATGAGActggaaaataatttcttaaacaGTACCAGcaatgatcttcttcttccccttaattacttgtataaatatatatagatccatcatattatattatatatatatatatatattaatgtagaGTACTTACCCATGGTGAAGGAACTGAACATCTTGGCCAAGGCATCAGAAAGTTCTTGGTAACTCTTGTAAATTTTCAAGTCCACTTTACGAAGATATGGTGCGCCGTCCATGCAAACCTTCACCAAGGCGGCTACAGCAGCACTTCTGCTGCTGCCTCCAGCCTTCTGATCTCCCTCCATctcacttttattattattattgttattattttgagcCATCATCATGTTCTTCCTGTACGATCGCACTGGTGGCCATCCCACAACTTGTGCCCTGAAATATTCCATCTTTCCCCTTATTATTTAACtccatttttaacaaaactatataattatcaaaCCCTAATGTATATGGATTTACTAGATCTTTTTCTACcggcaaagaaagaaaatgatcagTTGAAAGTTCATGAAACTGTAGCCCATAAAAAGTCAGCGTATATATGACCTATATATGCAGctttaattaagattttaaaaatggCTTTTCCTAGatttagaaaatagaaaaaaaaaaattgaagaatcTAAGAACATGAATTAGCTTACTTGGCCGGTGGCTTAGCCGGATCTTTGGTGCAAGCTGTAAGGAGGTTCTTTTCCTTTGAAACATTCTTCAACACGCTGATCTCTTCCTTAGACTGAAGGTTAAGTTTCAGATCAACAGTCTCCGAGAAACCTCTTTTTCCGGTAGCTTTTATAATAACCTCATGAGGCTCGCTCCCACCACCGCCACCAGGCAATCCCAGACACAGCTCAGTCTCCTTGAAGTTCAAATCACGCTCAGAGCCCAGCATGTTCACCATTTTCCTGCTAACTTCCATGTGGACAAGAATGCTTCAGAAACTTTAAAGGGTTTTGCTTCCTCTATCTATATCTGGCTTTGTTGGTGATTGTTCGACGTTTCCCTTAATTTGCTTGTGTCTGCTTCCTTCTTCTATTATTGTGTTACTTAGCTAAAGAGAGACCCCCCTCCTCCCCTCAAATAATATAAACTGCCTGGAAGTTTGTGCGTGTGGCTGCATGTGTACGTCATGTCGAGCTTGTTCATGTTCCTGTGGCACGTTGACACGAGGGGATACCTGGGACGTTGATCTTGTAAGGGTTAACCGAGTTTGATGATCTTAATGATTTTGCCCAAATTATGTCAAAATACGTACTACACCTAGCAGTGATCAACTGTAACGTGCATGGCTGTGGGACATGTGAAAATATTATGGGGTAAGAATTGTCTAGCCATACCCAGCTTGATATCATGAATTTAGCAGTACTTGTCtcttggtaaaaaaaaaaagtgtgttgGACATACTTCAtgtctagctagctagagaaaaTCTTCATTAATTTTCAGACCATTGCTTCAAACATGCTGCATGTGATTAATTAATTTACTGATCATCATACTTCGTATCATGATAGTTTTAACTTAATTGCCACGAAAACAAGACAATTTCATGAAAGATTGAGATCATGTACGTCATGGAGAGGAGTTGATCTATTGACCTCggattataaagaaaaaacaaaagaagttctataaatttaaattaactcGCATCATTTACAATATGATCATAAGTTGAGACGGTTCAAATGCCTAGTTCATTGATGGTAAAACCTACAAAATTTGAGATGGAAAAATCTACTTATCATCATTTTAATCTCCATTCTCTCAACATCTTTTGAAGTGACATTAAAAAAATCGGCtcataagtgaaatataataaataacttttaataatttaatacaacGTTATCAAGAAATGTCAAGAGGATTATGGtaaaatgaatgataaataacattaataatCAATTGAGATAAGAAGACAGGTGAAACAACTTCACGTTTATTTTACGTTTGAGTTAAAACATCTCatatttaacaatattaaatggatactatcaaatttaaatgcataaaatCTGAAATCATCCTCAGCTGCCCATTCCAACAAGGGTGGAATCAATTAATTATCAAGCCAGGACGATATTTAATAGAGTTTCAAGTACTGGGAATCAAGTAGTTTTTGCCTAgctaaaaagataattaaaagaaatattgtcCCAAATATTCAGGTTATAAATCATCTTCAAACATGAAGGCTGCAAGCCGGGTGTATGTGAGCAAAGTCGTAGATCAAGAATCcccaataatattattgttcgAGGGTCATTCTCCCATCAGTTTCATGtccttttaaaaattaaactccTTCGATGGATCTACTTCTTCAGAGATATATAGTACCACACAAAATTAGCAAATCACAAAAATAGATTTTCTGCAGCATGCCACCAGTACGTTCCTTTCTGCTGCTCGTTTCCTTTTCCATCATTTATTGGGTACGTTGGGTGTTGGCATCAGAAGCTAGCTAGCAATATTGGCATATAAATTTCCAGGCACGTACGACCAAACCCATGCATCTGTTATTATAAACGTAAAAATGTACATagtttatgttaatatattctttttaggaaccttccaaatatatatgcaaatggATGAATGATTTGTAGTTTGTACCACGTTAGGGCTACTCCATTATTATATATCCCTAAATAATTAGCAACGAATATAAGCACATAACATCATGATTAATTAGAATCATTATTAATTAAACAAGTACCAATTAATTACTTTCTGGTTGAGGTGATCTGATCGATTGATCCCACGATGACAATTCAACAAATATTCTGTATGTGTAGCTCATttttagtactgaaaaatcttGGCACTGTTTTCTATGTCCTAAGTGTCAGACAGAAAGTTCGCTTGACATGATTCAGCTCGAGCAAAGTTAAGATAGAAAGTTCGCTCAACTCTTACTCAATCGACAATGAACTTGAGCGAAGTCTTCACAGAAAGTTCGCTTGACAGTAGTTTATTTTTCATACTGATTAAGCCTTTGATCTGGTTTGAAGTTTAAGGCAAGTTTTACAGGATATATGTACGTTGATCCCTTTCCATTAATTACGCTTTCCCCTGCACAAATGGATGGATATTTTGTCCATGgttaatcatttttttacagCAAGAATGAAGTGACTGAATCATGACTTTGGCTCACTGCAGGCTGGTAATTGGCATACATGTGTTTTGGATAAGCACATCTATAGTGTCACAAACCACCCTGCAAGACACATGACATCAATCAACAGTAGTTCTCAATtaatatcattcattttaaagCTTTTAGGGCATGGTGGTGACTTAGAGACAGGTCCCATCCTAAAGAGAAGGAAACAATATCCCTAAACCTTGCTGTGGCCTTGCCCTGTCAACGTCCTCCCTAACCCCATTCtggtttgttttctttcaatcGTACGGCATGAATCTACGATAATGATCCCATGGTCTGAGACACTCCCAAGTCCCAAGCACATTGTACAagcattgagagagagagagagagagagagagagagagatagagtgtCCAAATTAGGATTTTCCCTGGTGTGCCCTTCTCATCTTTTCGACTTGGTCGAGTCAAAATCATGTAAGAATACAAGAAACCATTTGTACTTCTCGATCTTCGTTTTGGCTTTGAAATCCCAAAAACCTAGCTCctaattatatatgtagtatatatagAAAGTGAGTCCCAGTAGTACTCCAGATAGATAACTTATACAATGCGCGCAGTATTCATGGCTTATGTTGGAAGGATTCGGATTTTTGAGGTGGTCCTAAAGTACTAAAGAGTAATGCATGACCACTAATTATAATGACAGGGCCAAAATAAATACCAGGTCGATCCAGCTGGTCCCCTTGGTAATCTTTTCATGACCACCAAATTTCATGCTATATATAATGTATCAACACATGAACTCGATGATCTAGACTAGAGTACGGTACTTACTGCGCCCACCAACCAATATTATTGGcacaacacatatatatatatatagtttcatgGTCTATAACAATGATTTTTGagcttttattaatataaacaagCTGCAGTTGATCTCATGATCGCTGCTAAAAACCTCATGTATTGTCGTAGTGGCCGGCCACTCCAGCTTGGATTCTATGAATCAAAATCTCagtccctttctttctttctttctttctttcctgcAAGTTTCAGATAGATAGATGGCCGCGCGCAGAGAGTTTAATTACCATAAATGCGAGTAGTTGCTGTACCTACACTCACTTTCACGGTGTTTATTTAGTTAGATTAGTACGTACTCTCTCTCATCTGTTTTTGTCTCTTCTTCTGATCTctaccatgcatatatatagcaATATTGGTGCAGATCCAGATCAAAGTATTGAAACTTCTGCAAATTAAGGAGATATATCGAAATTAACAATAAcccattaattaataattaatcaacAATTATATATCAGAACTAATTGTCTAGTTTATAATTATCTTGGTCCTACAAAAAGAACTGTGGGAGAATCCTCCCCACAATGATTATATTCCAAATGCTGTTAGAACTTGGGACATTGAATACCATGGTGGGGGCTGACCAGCCACTCTCAGCTTGGAATGTCAGTTAAAAATATAGCTGACCATAGTTAATTGCCTCTTTGTCcaatatcatttatcaatattcTTCTAACTTATCCGTATCTATTTTAAAgactcgtttagatagtgagataagatgaaataattttagataaattaaataaaatattattataatattattttttaatattattattattttgagatttgaaaaaattaaattgtttattatattttgtatgagaatttgaaaaaattataataataaaatgaaataaaatgagatagattGAAAGTGTTTTGTATCCAAATAGTACCTAAGTCAACTAACTTTGATTTTGTAAGTCATCCGTGATGAAGTTATttcatatacacacacacaccacaGATGAATTAGTACTACATGATCTCTTTACTGAAATCGAAGAGGATACCAGATCTTTCAGCGGCCGAGTGGGTGGCAAAAGCATCAACATGCTTTTTAGAAAGAGATTAGATCAATCAACTTATGATCccaagagaaataataaaattacctttttttttttttttttcttttcctccgatCCTATATGATATCAAAGTTAGGTGGACAATAATCTTGGGGAAGGCTAGGGAGGGGGGGACCATTTcatgataaagaaaattattaagaaGAGGTACTGCAACAGAAAGTGAAACTTTGAAACATGGTTGAATGAAAGAAACTGAAAAGGATGGGAGAAATTAGAAGATCAGCAGTGCAAGCTATCTATGCGATTATCTATCtcaacccaaaagaaaaagaaaagaaaaagaaaagaaaagttgaaaacagACTTTAGGGGAAATTGTTTCCCATATCGTATAACATTTTGTCCTTGATTTTGTTTTcaacaagagaaaataaaaaaggcatcTAAATAGTGACAACTGATCACAATTTTATAAGGTCCCCTGCCCTACTGCTAAACCACCTGACCCTAATCGGGATTATTTGCCACCCAactcgagttttttttttttttaatcttattggATTCTTTTTGTGGactgttgaggaaaaaaaaaaaaaaaaagcgcgtctttttgttttaaaaaaaaataataatttgggaGCAAAAATTGTTGTAGGCTTCGATAGCCCAGTTCTGTGTATTTGGTCCAATTCTGCAAGGAACTTTCCAAGCCCATCTGTTTCTTCTCTACGGTTCATCATTTGAAAACAAGATCGGTCTCTTTTGTCTGGATAGTGTGACCCTGTTCGGTCTCATGCTTTGATTCGTTTTCTTGGATCAGAAAAAAGTTGTTTTCCctgattttttcactttttcaccTCACTTGAGCCGTTTATGCAAACATCAGACCTAACATGGAAATGATTATTATAGCATTCACATGCACGCATTTGGAATTAGAAATAACAGGTGCTTTTGGCTATTTTTGTGGGAGAAATGGACTATATAGGTTAAAATTCTTTCATCAGGGAAAGACATATGGGTCCCACGATCATTGATGGTGTTCCACGTTTTTCAGGTTCCTAAGGGTCATGCCCACGAATGGTTCTCGCAGCAGAGACGTGGCTCTAGGGTTTTTACCCCAACAGATGACCGACTCCCTTGATGATACTGAGCAGGAAGTCTCAAGGATACGCAGGTAAACATTATACATCATAGCAATGGGGTCCAAAAGTACCTTTCGTCTGT encodes the following:
- the LOC121245877 gene encoding sec-independent protein translocase protein TatB isoform X1, whose translation is MFGISYGELFLLIGATAALVGPKDLPILARTAGRLAGRAIGYVQLARGQFDNVMQQSQARQVHKELQDTMAQLEVIRHEIRGISFMNPGPLTRRLMDEPKDSASNIESACNRPPDKCEEAQKPISAMMKDHSFKTSGFVDLHSQATAYARLAESETLKTGSLSSITEKENIIDESTLFTVLPISAESTGMLPDRKGSAKGSDIVLEAVLEAEVARNAKDFFSQPQNQIDRIDRIAFGLWVEVNEVLQLERVEDTFRRGLDCELS
- the LOC121245877 gene encoding sec-independent protein translocase protein TatB isoform X2 gives rise to the protein MFGISYGELFLLIGATAALVGPKDLPILARTAGRLAGRAIGYVQLARGQFDNVMQQSQARQVHKELQDTMAQLEVIRHEIRGISFMNPGPLTRRLMDEPKDSASNIESACNRPPDKCEEAQKPISAMMKDHSFKTSGFVDLHSQATAYARLAESETLKTGSLSSITEKENIIDESTLFTVLPISAESTGMLPDRKGSAKGSDIVLEAVLEAEVARNAKDFFSQPQNQIDRIDSAPSNY
- the LOC121245878 gene encoding auxin-responsive protein IAA7-like, encoding MEVSRKMVNMLGSERDLNFKETELCLGLPGGGGGSEPHEVIIKATGKRGFSETVDLKLNLQSKEEISVLKNVSKEKNLLTACTKDPAKPPAKAQVVGWPPVRSYRKNMMMAQNNNNNNNKSEMEGDQKAGGSSRSAAVAALVKVCMDGAPYLRKVDLKIYKSYQELSDALAKMFSSFTMGNYGAQGMVDFMNESKLMDLLNSSEYVPTYEDKDGDWMLVGDVPWEMFVDSCKRLRIMKGSEAIGLAPRAMEKYGKNRS